The following nucleotide sequence is from Synechococcus sp. CBW1004.
CCCAACATCGCGCCGCCCCTGATTCAGGTGACGGCGAACTACGGCGGCGCCAACTCTCTGGTGACTGAGCAGGCCGTCACCAATCCGATCGAACAGCAGATCAACGGTGTGCCGGGGGCGAGCTTCATCTCGTCCACCAGCAACATGACCGGGAACAGTGTGATCTCGGTCTACTTCGATGAAGGCACTGATATCAACATTGACCAGGTCAATGTTCAGAACCGTGTGTCACTGGCGATGCCGCAGCTGCCCCAGCAGGTGCAGGCGACCGGTGTGTCGGTGAGTCAGAGCACGCCGTCGATTCTGTTGGCCTATCAGGTCTCCTCCAGTAGCGGTCAGTTCGACGCCGCCTATCTCAATGGCCTGATCTACGAAAATCTCTACTACCAGCTCGGGCGGGTCCCGGGTGTGGCCACGGTCAGCCTGCTTGGAGGCAGCAACCCAGCCTATTGGTTGTTCGTCGACCCGGTGCGGCTCAGTGCCAACAACCTCACCGCCGATCAGGTGGTCACGGCTGTCAAGAGTCAGAACTTCGTCTCCGTCGGGGGCATCGTCGGTGGCCCGCCGGCCGGAGGAAACCAGCAATTCGCCTATCCAATTCTCGTCAAGGACAACGGCAATCTCGTCTCCATCAAGGAGCTCAATGACCTGATCGTCGGTCGCTCTCCTCAGGGCAATCTGCTGCGACTTCAGGATGTGGGTCAGGCCACCTATGGCTTCAATTCTTTCGGCCAGGCAGCCGTCAGCAAGGAGGGATATCCGGCGATCACCGTGGCTGTCTTCCAGACTCCGGAGAGCAATGCCCTGGATGTTTCCGAGGCGGTGGTGGCTGTGATGAATCAGTTCCGCCAGGGCGTGCCGCCCGGCGTGACGGTGAATCAGATCTATAACATCGGTCAATTTATTGAATCTGCCGTCGACGGTGTCGTCGACGCCCTTGGCCTGGCGATCGTGCTGGTGCTGCTGATCCTGTACGTGTTCCTGCAGGACTGGCGGGCGACCGTGGTGCCCAGCCTGGCCATCCCGATCTCCCTCGTCGGCACCTTCGCCTTCATCAAGATCTTCGGCTTTTCGATCAATCAACTCACCTTGCTCGGTCTGGTGCTGGCCACCGGCCTGGTGGTCGATGACGCCATCGTCGTGATCGAGGCCGTCTCCAAGAACATCGAGAAGGGCATGCGTCCACGCCAGGCAGCCCTGGAGTGCATGGGCGAGCTGATCGGGGCCCTGATCGCTACGGCTCTGGTGCTGATGGCCGTGTTCGTGCCGGTGGCCTTTTATCCGGGCAGCATCGGCATCATCTATCGCCAGTTCGCCCTGACGATCGCCTTCTCGATCGCCATCTCCGCCTTCAATGCGCTCACCTTCTCGCCGATGCTCTCGGCGTTGATCCTGCGCAATGAGAAAGCGCCACCGCCTGGGCGGGTGCTGGGCGCGATCGCGGGGCTGATCGTCGGCCTGGCCTTCGGACGCTTCAGTTCGGCCTCGTTCGGTAACATCTCCTATCTCATTGGTGTGGTGCTGGGTGTGCTCGGCGGCGCAAATCTGCGCTGGGTGTTTGATCGCTTCAATGCCTTCTTCGCCCGCGTCGAGAAAGGGTACGCCGCTCTGATCAGTCTGCTGATTCGTCGTCGTCGTCTGATTCTGGCCGGCCTCGGTGGCGGCATCGTGCTCACAGCCATCGCCTTCACGGCCCTCCCCTCGGCCTTCATTCCCGAGGAGGATCAGGGTTATGGACTCGGCATCTACCAGCTCCAGAATGGTGCCTCACTCACCCAGACACAGCGTGTCGGCATGGAGATCGCCAAGGTCCTCAATCAGGAGGAGGACATCATCGCGGGATCGGTGATCAGCGGCTACGGCTTCAATGGCACCAGCCCTGATCAGGGGGTGTTCTTCTATGGCTTCAAGCCGCTGGACGAGCGCAAGGGCAACGCCCAGAAGGCCCCGGCCATCGTGGCGCGTCTGAACCAGAAGTTCAGCACCCTCAGCGAGGCGACTGTGATCGCGGGACAACCCCCTGCGGTTCCGGGCTTCTCGGCGCAGGGGGGCTTCTACTTCCAGTTCAATGATGAGAGCAATGGCGGCTACAGCTTCGTGGAGCTCGATGAGCAGGCCAACAAGCTGGTCTCTGCGGGGAGGGCGACCGGTGCCTTCGGGTCTCTCTATACCCAGTTCATCCCGAGCGCCCCAGCATTCGGTCTTGATGTCGATCGCTCGATCATGGGCGCCCTGAACATTGATTTCCAGGAGGCGATGAACACCATTGCCGTGCTGGCAGGCGGCAACTATTCCGGTCTCACCTATGAAAGTGGGCAGGTCCGCAATATCTACGTCCAGTCCCAGGCAGCCAATCGCAGCAAGCTGGAGGATATCCTCGCCTATTACGTCCGCAGTCGCGACGGCAAGATGGTGCAGGTGTCGGAATTCGCCAAGCCCGAACTCACCAGTGCACCCCCGATCATCAGCCATTACAACCTCTATCGCACCATCCTGGTTCAGGGTATTGAGGCCGCCGGTACAAGCTCAGGCCAGGCCCTCGACACGATTCAGGAGGTCTTCAAAAATCTCAACTTTAATAACATTGGCTATGCCTTTACCGGCCTGGCGGCCCTGCAGCTATCGGCTGGAAACGCCAGCGTTCTGGTGTTCGGGCTGGGCATTCTCGTGGTGTATCTGGTGCTTTCGGCCCAGTATGAGAGCTATGTCACGCCTGTGATCATTCTGATGACCGTGCCCCTGGCGATGCTCGGGGCGCTGGTGTTTCTGGCGCTGCGATCGATCGATCTCAACATCTATGCCCAGGTGGGCCTGGTCACCCTGATCGGTCTGGCGGCCAAGAATGGCATCCTGATCGTGGAGGTGGCCGAGCAGCACATGCAGGCCGGCATGACCGCCACCGAGGCCGCCATTGCTTCGGCGGAATCGCGGCTTCGGCCGATTCTGATGACGGCCATTGCCGCTCTCGCCGGCTTCCTGCCCCTGGTGGTGGCCAGCACCGCGGGCGCCAACAGCCAGCAGTCGCTGGGCACCGTGATCTTCGGCGGCCTGTTGGTGGCCACCGTGTTGTCTCTCGGGGTGGTTCCACCCTTCTATGTGGTGATCAAGGGGCTGGAGGAGCGGCTCTTCCCCGCCAGGCCGGAGGAGGAGCCCCTCCCCGGCGAATCGGGCGGGGTCTGAGTTGTGTCTTCATCCACCTGTTATCTCGTGTTGCCTGATTTCTGCCTTCACGCCGGCGGGTCAGCCGCTTCCGGCGAACATCTCGCACCACGCAGGCGATGACTTACTGCATCGGCTACTGGCTTGAAAAGGGTCTGGTGCTCGCCTCGGATTCGCGCACGAATGCCGGGGTCGATTACATCTCCGCTTACAGCAAGATGCATGTGTTCCAGCCATCCTCGGATCGGCTGTTCGTGCTTCTCGCCGCTGGCAGCCTTGCCACCACCCAGGCCGTGGTGAACTGGATCCGCCGCGATCTCGATCGACCTGCCGAGCTGGAGCATGGTGGCTCCAGGGATCTGCGCCACTGCGATTACCTGTTCGAGGCGACAGCCTATGTCGGCCGCGTCAGCGTGGCCGTTCAGAAGGAAAATGAGGCGGAACTGCGCGCAGCGGGTGCCAGCGGTGCCGCCTCCTTCCTGCTTGGCGGCCAGATCGGAAGTGAGCCCCACGGCCTGTACCTCATCTACCCCCAGGGCAACGCGATCATGGCGACGCCCGAAACCCCCTATCTGCAGATCGGTGAAAGCAAATATGGCAAACCTCCCCTCGATAACGTCGGCCACACCCATCTGTCCCTCGAGGATGCGGCCCGGCTCTGCCTCATCTCCGAGGTGCTCACCCAGCGTTCCAACCTCAGCGTCGGTCCGCCGTTCGAACTGGTGGTGATTCCCGCCGGCAGCCTGCGCATCGCCCAGAAGCTGCGGATCGAGGCGGATGACCCCGATCTCAGGGCCATGATCGAGATCTGGAGTGAGGCCCAGCGGGAGGCTCTGCATCGTCTGCCCCAGTTGCCCTGGGAGCGCCAGCCCGAGGCTGAGGCCTCATGACGACCGACGCTCCCGGCTCCGTCACAGACTGGGTCTCCACCGGCCACTTGCCGGGCGAGGAGGCCGTGAGGGAGCTGGTGGCGGAAGCCCATCGTCGCTTCTCTCCCGTGCAGGACTGCGAGGTGGCCCGCTACATCCCGGCTCTGGCGGCGGCTAACCCAGGCCACTTCGGCCTCTGTGTGGCCTCGACCGGCGGCCTGCTGTTCGAAGCGGGCGAATCGACCCAGCCCTTCAGCATTCAGAGCCTGTCGAAGCCGTTCCTGTTCGCCCTCCTCTGTCAGGCGATCGGTGAGGACGTCGCCCGCGCCAGACTGGGAGTGAACAGCACCGGTCTGCCCTTCAATTCGGTGCTGGCGGTGGAGCGCAGCGGAGAGGGGCTCTCCAATCCGATGGTGAATGCCGGTGCGATCGCGGCCACCAGCCTGGTGCCGGGTGACACCGCTGAGGCCAAGTGGCATTTCATCGAGGAGGGCTTCTCCCGTTTCGCCGGCCGGCAGCTGCAGGTCGATCAGGCGGTGTATGCCTCGGAGATCGCCTCAAACCGCCGCAACCTCGGCATCGCGACCCTGCTGGAGGAGCAGCAGCGCATCTGGTTTGACCCCGATGCCGCCACCGACCTCTATACCCGACAGTGCGCCCTGAGCGTCACCGCCCGCGATCTCGCATTGATGGCCGCCACGCTCGCCAATGGTGGCTGTCAGCCGTGCAGCGGTGAGCGGGTGATCGAGCCGCTGATCTGCCAGCACGTGCTCGCGGTGATGGTGACCGCGGGGCTCTACGAAACCTCGGGCGATTGGCTCTATGACACCGGTCTGCCTGGCAAGAGCGGGGTGTCCGGCGGCATGATCACGGTCTGCCCGGGCAAGGGTGGCCTGGCGACCTATTCGCCGCCGCTGGATGAGTCGGGCAACAGCGTGCGCGGTCAATTGACCGCCCGCTTTCTCTCGGAGCGCCTCGGCCTCAATCTGTTCGCCTCCCGGCCACTGGCACCGTTCTGAATCGCCCTCAGACCCGGTGCAGGAAGAACGGGATCAGCACGGCGTTGAGCAGATCGATGAAGAAGGCCGACACGAGCGGCAGCACGATGAAGGCCTTCGGAGAGGGGCCGAACCGCTGGGTCACCGCGGTCATGTTGGCCATGGCGGTGGGGGTGGAGCCCAGGGTGAAACCGCTGAAGCCGGCGGCGATCACAGCGGCGTCATAGGTGCCGCCCAGGAGAGGGAACACCAGCAGCATGTTGATCGCCAGCGCCAGGAGGAACTGGGCCAGCAGGATCAGCAGTAGTGGGCCCGCCAGCCCCACCAGGGTCCAGAACTGGATCGTCATCAGCGACATCGCCAGGAAGGCACCCAGGGAGATCTCGGCGATCAGGTCTAGGGAAGCTCTGATCAAGACCGGGAATTGAGCGCAAGCGTGTCTCATTCTCGCCAATGAGACACAAGTGGGGTATTTTGTCCTTGGCTACTCGCCAGGTGCTCCAATCCAGGGCCTGACTGGCTTATTTCTCGTGAGTTCCCCGATCATTTTTGGCTGCTCACCCTCAAGATGGCACACTTATTCTGTCATTTACGCTGTAGAAGGACAACGTTCGCGCACCATCCAGAGATTGGCGAGGGCAAACAGCATCGTCAGCTTGAGGTTGTTCTTGCGGATGCCTCGGTAGAAGACCTTCCGAAATCCAAACTGGCACTTGATGATCCGAAATGGATGCTCCACCTTTGCCCTGACATGTGCTTTCGCCGCCTCCATCAGATCCAGCAGTCTTCCCTCTGGGGTGTCCGGTAGAACTCGGCGCTGTCCGGGCTTCATGGCGATGCGCATCTCTGCTTCGCAGTCCTTGAACGCCTCACGCTTTTCGATGCCGATGTGGCCAGAGTCGCCGTAGATCACGCGTTCCTCGCCATGGACGCGATCGGGTGCCGTGTTCAGCTCATGGACGTTGGCAGCCGTGCTCACCACGGAATGGACCAGACCCGAGGCTGCATCCACACCGATGTGGCACCGCATCCCAAAGAACCACTGGTTGCCTTTGGCCACCGAGTGCATTTCAGGATCCCGCTCGCCCGTCTTGTTCTTGGTTGAACTGGGAGCGTTGATGATTGTGGCATCGAGGATCGTACCCTCCTTAAGCATCACGCCCTTCTCCCGCAGGCTCTGGTTCACCGTCTCCAGGATCTGCTCTGCTATCCGATTCTCTTCCAGGAGGTGGCGGAAGTTCAGGATCGTCGTCTCGTCAGGGATCCGGTCCTCAACCATGTCGATCCCAGCAAAGCGGCGGAAGCAGGGGGTATCGATCAGCATCTCCTCCATCAAGGGATCGGAAAGCGTGAACCACTGCTGCAGCAGGTGGATGCGCAGCATCACCTCCAGCGGAAACGGTGGGCGCCCGCCCTTGGCAGAAGGCCTGTGGTACACAGGCGAAATCAAGGCCAGGAAAGGATCCCAGGGCACTGTGGCTTCCATCTCATCGAGGAAGCGCTGCCGGCGCGTTTTCTTCTTGGCGTAGGTCTGCTCGTAGTCCGTGAAACCCAACTGGAGGGGGGCCGCCATCCGCTGCCAGTCTCATTATTGGAACTGTACTGATTCTATCGGGTTTTTCAGGGGTTCCCTAGGAGTTTGTTGCCCATAGAGCAGCAATCCTGGCTGCGACGAATCATCTGCTGAGGTGAACCGCTGAGACGGTGCTAAGGCACGTTTCTTCTGGTGAGCGTGCCCATCGCACGTAGGCCTGAGCCGGCTCTGGCCGCTGTGGCCAGTGCCGCTGCCTCTTATCCCGGTGCCTCCGCCATTGCCTGCTGCAGTGATCGCCTGCACCTGAACAACTTGAGCAGGTTGTGCGTGGCAGCGATCAGGTGCCATTCACCATTCACCTTCTCCAGCCCCCTCAGCAGGAAGCGCCGTAGGCCCCGCGCTTCCTTGATCTGTCCGTTCACCGGCTCCACGATCGCCTCCTTGCGCTGGGCGTAGATCCTTGATCCCTTCTTGCTTCTGATCTTGCGGGCCATGAGGGCTTTGGCGTCGGCATCCTTGGGCATTGGGCCGCGTTTCGGCGGTAGTGGCTGGCCGTGCGGCAGGCGGCCGGTGGCGATGTAGGCATCAATACCCTGATCCACGCAGGCCTTGGCATTTTCATCAGTCCAGTAGCCCGCATCCATCGTCATCACCGCGGGCAGTGCACCAGCGCTTGTCGCGATGCGATCCAGCATGGGCTCCAGGTGCTCGAAGTCCGGTGGCTGGTTGCTCACGCCAACCGCCACGATCACCTGATGGTCGCGATCGACAGCCAGCTGGCAGTTGTAGCCCTGGATGAAGTGGCCATCGGTTTTCATGAGGTGACTGTCTGGGTCAGTGAAATTGCGCTGGGTTGCCTTGGTTGGAGTGCCATCAGCCTTTCTCGACAGGCCCCGCCTGGGCATCGCATCAGACGCAAGTGGCTCCAGATCCGGTGGTTCGATGCCGGCGCTCTCGGCGGCATCGATCGCCTGCTCCCTCGCAGCTTTGGCCTTGGCCGTTGCCGCCTCGTCTTTCCTGTTCAGCGCGGCCTGCTCCGCTGCCGGTGCAGCGGCCTCTCGGGCAGCCGTTGCTTTGGCCCTGGCCTCTTCTGCTTCCTCCTGGCGCTGACGCGCAGTTGCTGCTGCGGTCTCCGCTTCCATCTCCTTACGGGCCTGGCGAATCCTGGCCAGGCGGTCCTGACGCCGACGCAGTTCATCGGGAAGATCACTGCCGCGGTTGCCCTTGCCGTAGCGCCGATCCTCCTGGGCATGAAGGATCTCGGCCTT
It contains:
- a CDS encoding efflux RND transporter permease subunit — translated: MSLSDNFIKRPVLTTVCSILIVLVGLIAIPTLSIENLPNIAPPLIQVTANYGGANSLVTEQAVTNPIEQQINGVPGASFISSTSNMTGNSVISVYFDEGTDINIDQVNVQNRVSLAMPQLPQQVQATGVSVSQSTPSILLAYQVSSSSGQFDAAYLNGLIYENLYYQLGRVPGVATVSLLGGSNPAYWLFVDPVRLSANNLTADQVVTAVKSQNFVSVGGIVGGPPAGGNQQFAYPILVKDNGNLVSIKELNDLIVGRSPQGNLLRLQDVGQATYGFNSFGQAAVSKEGYPAITVAVFQTPESNALDVSEAVVAVMNQFRQGVPPGVTVNQIYNIGQFIESAVDGVVDALGLAIVLVLLILYVFLQDWRATVVPSLAIPISLVGTFAFIKIFGFSINQLTLLGLVLATGLVVDDAIVVIEAVSKNIEKGMRPRQAALECMGELIGALIATALVLMAVFVPVAFYPGSIGIIYRQFALTIAFSIAISAFNALTFSPMLSALILRNEKAPPPGRVLGAIAGLIVGLAFGRFSSASFGNISYLIGVVLGVLGGANLRWVFDRFNAFFARVEKGYAALISLLIRRRRLILAGLGGGIVLTAIAFTALPSAFIPEEDQGYGLGIYQLQNGASLTQTQRVGMEIAKVLNQEEDIIAGSVISGYGFNGTSPDQGVFFYGFKPLDERKGNAQKAPAIVARLNQKFSTLSEATVIAGQPPAVPGFSAQGGFYFQFNDESNGGYSFVELDEQANKLVSAGRATGAFGSLYTQFIPSAPAFGLDVDRSIMGALNIDFQEAMNTIAVLAGGNYSGLTYESGQVRNIYVQSQAANRSKLEDILAYYVRSRDGKMVQVSEFAKPELTSAPPIISHYNLYRTILVQGIEAAGTSSGQALDTIQEVFKNLNFNNIGYAFTGLAALQLSAGNASVLVFGLGILVVYLVLSAQYESYVTPVIILMTVPLAMLGALVFLALRSIDLNIYAQVGLVTLIGLAAKNGILIVEVAEQHMQAGMTATEAAIASAESRLRPILMTAIAALAGFLPLVVASTAGANSQQSLGTVIFGGLLVATVLSLGVVPPFYVVIKGLEERLFPARPEEEPLPGESGGV
- a CDS encoding 20S proteasome subunit A/B translates to MTYCIGYWLEKGLVLASDSRTNAGVDYISAYSKMHVFQPSSDRLFVLLAAGSLATTQAVVNWIRRDLDRPAELEHGGSRDLRHCDYLFEATAYVGRVSVAVQKENEAELRAAGASGAASFLLGGQIGSEPHGLYLIYPQGNAIMATPETPYLQIGESKYGKPPLDNVGHTHLSLEDAARLCLISEVLTQRSNLSVGPPFELVVIPAGSLRIAQKLRIEADDPDLRAMIEIWSEAQREALHRLPQLPWERQPEAEAS
- the glsA gene encoding glutaminase A, with the protein product MTTDAPGSVTDWVSTGHLPGEEAVRELVAEAHRRFSPVQDCEVARYIPALAAANPGHFGLCVASTGGLLFEAGESTQPFSIQSLSKPFLFALLCQAIGEDVARARLGVNSTGLPFNSVLAVERSGEGLSNPMVNAGAIAATSLVPGDTAEAKWHFIEEGFSRFAGRQLQVDQAVYASEIASNRRNLGIATLLEEQQRIWFDPDAATDLYTRQCALSVTARDLALMAATLANGGCQPCSGERVIEPLICQHVLAVMVTAGLYETSGDWLYDTGLPGKSGVSGGMITVCPGKGGLATYSPPLDESGNSVRGQLTARFLSERLGLNLFASRPLAPF
- a CDS encoding sodium/glutamate symporter — its product is MIRASLDLIAEISLGAFLAMSLMTIQFWTLVGLAGPLLLILLAQFLLALAINMLLVFPLLGGTYDAAVIAAGFSGFTLGSTPTAMANMTAVTQRFGPSPKAFIVLPLVSAFFIDLLNAVLIPFFLHRV
- a CDS encoding IS5 family transposase, whose product is MAAPLQLGFTDYEQTYAKKKTRRQRFLDEMEATVPWDPFLALISPVYHRPSAKGGRPPFPLEVMLRIHLLQQWFTLSDPLMEEMLIDTPCFRRFAGIDMVEDRIPDETTILNFRHLLEENRIAEQILETVNQSLREKGVMLKEGTILDATIINAPSSTKNKTGERDPEMHSVAKGNQWFFGMRCHIGVDAASGLVHSVVSTAANVHELNTAPDRVHGEERVIYGDSGHIGIEKREAFKDCEAEMRIAMKPGQRRVLPDTPEGRLLDLMEAAKAHVRAKVEHPFRIIKCQFGFRKVFYRGIRKNNLKLTMLFALANLWMVRERCPSTA
- a CDS encoding IS1182 family transposase, whose translation is MQKPKSFRPWQPEQTTLLPPSPSDWLSDDHQVYFLLDLVDELDLSQVLIPAQAKDPRGEKGFDPRMMTLLLLYAYCVGIVSSRKIERACYEDLAFRVLTGNQQPDHSRISEFRRRNLDALSDLFVQILRLCQKAGMVSLGHVALDGTKVQANASKHKAMSHERMLKAEKQLEKEINALMRKAEILHAQEDRRYGKGNRGSDLPDELRRRQDRLARIRQARKEMEAETAAATARQRQEEAEEARAKATAAREAAAPAAEQAALNRKDEAATAKAKAAREQAIDAAESAGIEPPDLEPLASDAMPRRGLSRKADGTPTKATQRNFTDPDSHLMKTDGHFIQGYNCQLAVDRDHQVIVAVGVSNQPPDFEHLEPMLDRIATSAGALPAVMTMDAGYWTDENAKACVDQGIDAYIATGRLPHGQPLPPKRGPMPKDADAKALMARKIRSKKGSRIYAQRKEAIVEPVNGQIKEARGLRRFLLRGLEKVNGEWHLIAATHNLLKLFRCRRSLQQAMAEAPG